A genomic region of Eriocheir sinensis breed Jianghai 21 chromosome 42, ASM2467909v1, whole genome shotgun sequence contains the following coding sequences:
- the LOC127010043 gene encoding probable ATP-dependent RNA helicase DDX23, which produces MDEDTGLRSHRRDRKEKKEKERRERDRERERERDRERNDRDHHREREKDRDRERNRDRDKGRDRDRERDRDRGDKRKRSPESQKTKEENQRLDEEQEEKERKMKKEPLSLEEMVARKRAEEEALSRPKFLSKEERAAEALKRRQEQADEIRRRQDDERKARESMYQEGRRELEQALRQEDPRERDRHRRDREPRENKEDVELERKKNLERDAINERYLGIVKKKKKVRRLNDRKFVFDWDAGEDTSVDYNELYINKHLVHFFGRGHFGGLDLKEQKKVQCKFYGNYIEHRRTQADKDQEVIRLKKEQKKEDKKKWDDRHWSEKEVEQMTERDWRIFREDYNIAIKGGRIPNPIRTWAESNIKKDILDIIASVGYQEPTPIQRQAIPIGLQNRDIIGVAETGSGKTLAFLIPLLEWIQSLPKIARLEDADQGPYALVMAPTRELAQQIEEETTKFGGPLGIRTVAVIGGLSREEQGMKLRMGCEIVIATPGRLVDVLENRYLVLNQCTYVVFDEADKMIDMGFEPDVQKILKFMPVTNEKPDNDDAEDEDKLLQNFLSKHKFRQTVMFTATMPPAVERMARQYLRRPAYVYIGSVGKPVERVEQVVYMVSEQEKRKKLLDILKRGITPPVLIFVNQKKGADVLARGLEKLGHNATTLHGGKGQEQREHALANLKSGAKDILVATDVAGRGIDIKDVSLVINYDMAKNIEDYTHRIGRTGRAGKHGKAMSFLTKDDSHLFYDLKQLILSSPASSCPPELANHHEAQHKPGTVMTKKRREEKIFA; this is translated from the exons ATGGACGAGGACACTGGGTTGAGGTCCCATCGCCGCGaccggaaggagaagaaggagaaggagcgaagggagagggaccgtgagagggagcgagagagggacagggagaggaatgACCGGGACCAccacagggagagggagaaagacagggacagggagagaaacagggacag agataaggggagagacagagacagagagagggacagagatcGCGGGGACAAGAGAAAGCGCTCCCCTGAATCACAGAAGACCAAGGAGGAGAACCAGCGACTTgatgag gagcaagaggagaaggagaggaagatgaagaaggagccGCTGTCGCTGGAGGAGATGGTGGCGAGGAAGAGGGCCGAGGAGGAGGCACTCAGCCGGCCCAAGTTTCTGTCCAAAGAGGAAAGGGCAGCGGAGGCACTCAAGAGGAGGCAGGagcag gCGGACGAGATCAGACGGAGGCAGGATGATGAACGCAAGGCCCGCGAGTCCATGTACCAGGAAGGCCGACGCGAACTGGAACAAGCGCTTCGTCAGGAGGACCCCAGAGAGAGGGACCGCCACCGCCGCGACCGTGAGCCCCGCGAGAACAAGGAGGACGTTGAGCTGGAACGCAAGAAGAATTTAGAGCGCGACGCCATCAACGAGCGCTACCTGGGCAtcgtcaagaagaagaagaaggtgcgAAGGCTCAACGACCGTAAGTTTGTCTTCGATTGGGACGCCGGGGAGGACACGTCGGTGGACTACAATGAACTGTACATCAATAAGCATCTAGTCCACTTTTTTGGGCGGGGGCACTTCGGCGGCTTGGAcctgaaggagcagaagaaggtcCAGTGCAAGTTCTATGGTAATTACATTGAACACCGACGTACGCAGGCGGATAAGGACCAGGAGGTGATCCGGctgaagaaggagcagaagaaggaggacaagaagaaatgGGACGACCGCCACTGGAGCGAGAAGGAGGTGGAGCAGATGACGGAGAGGGATTGGCGTATCTTCCGTGAGGACTACAACATCGCTATCAAGGGCGGCCGCATCCCTAACCCCATCCGCACGTGGGCCGAGTCGAACATCAAGAAGGACATCCTGGACATCATCGCCAGTGTGGGGTACCAGGAGCCCACCCCAATCCAGCGGCAGGCCATCCCCATCGGTCTACAGAACAGGGACATCATCGGCGTGGCGGAAACCGGTTCGGGTAAAACGCTGGCCTTCCTCATCCCCTTGCTGGAATGGATTCAGTCCCTACCCAAGATCGCGAGGCTGGAGGATGCCGATCAGGGGCCCTATGCGCTTGTCATGGCCCCCACACGTGAACTGGCGCAGCAGATCGAGGAGGAGACCACTAAGTTTGGAGGTCCGCTTGGCATCCGTACAGTTGCCGTCATCGGAGGGCTGTCGAGGGAGGAGCAGGGCATGAAGTTACGTATGGGGTGCGAGATCGTCATTGCCACACCTGGTCGCTTAGTGGACGTACTGGAGAACCGGTATCTCgtcctgaaccagtgcacgtatGTGGTGTTTGACGAGGCTGATAAGATGATTGACATGGGCTTCGAACCAGACGTGCAGAAGATCCTCAAGTTCATGCCCGTGACGAATGAGAAACCCGACAACGACGACGCTGAGGACGAGGACAAACTGCTCCAGAACTTCCTCTCCAAGCACAAGTTCCGGCAGACTGTCATGTTCACCGCTACCATGCCCCCGGCGGTAGAACGCATGGCCCGGCAGTACCTCCGCCGCCCGGCCTACGTGTACATCGGGTCGGTGGGTAAGCCGGTGGAGCGCGTGGAACAGGTCGTGTACATGGTGTCGGAGCAGGAGAAGCGGAAGAAGCTCCTCGACATCCTCAAACGTGGTATCACTCCGCCTGTCCTCATTTTCGTCAACCAGAAGAAGGGCGCCGACGTCTTGGCTCGCGGTCTGGAGAAGCTCGGGCACAACGCGACAACACTTCACGGCGGCAAGGGGCAGGAACAGAGAGAACATGCCCTGGCCAACCTCAAATCCGGCGCCAAGGACATCCTGGTAGCAACGGACGTGGCTGGCCGTGGTATCGATATCAAGGACGTCTCGCTTGTCATCAACTACGACATGGCGAAAAACATCGAGGATTACACCCACAGGATCGGGCGTACGGGCCGAGCGGGGAAGCACGGGAAGGCCATGTCGTTCCTCACCAAAGACGACTCGCATCTCTTCTACGACCTCAAGCAGCTCATCCTCTCGTCGCCGGCGTCGTCGTGTCCGCCCGAGCTGGCCAACCACCACGAGGCGCAGCACAAGCCAGGCACCGTCATGACCAAGAAGCGCCGCGAGGAGAAGATTTTTGCTTGA
- the LOC127010044 gene encoding deubiquitinase OTUD6B-like — MSDVEASQAVGGEEELLQRHRREKKELQAKIQQLKKTVNKDKKKKKEVLEEIEQMEKEMKERHVREVDELKQKEDKEVTEEEEEVAGGVGRVSLEAKEEEEEGGNEAPPPPSPPAHQEELGGEKKRSKAEKRRQRKAEANREREARIRVEEANNKYSARSVEAEKLKELLRDRQLKMHEIEPDGNCMYAAIAHQAGQDTTVSSLRAQAEQFIRTNYADFAPFITDPKTGEMLTPDQFSEYCDLIIKTPAWGGQPELRALSQVLKRRIEVLQAEGTPIVFGEDWTQHETIHLAYYRHYYGLGEHYNSVTPLNSVEA, encoded by the exons ATGTCGGACGTGGAGGCGAGCCAGGctgtgggtggggaggaggagctgCTGCAGAGACACCGGCGGGAGAAGAAGGAGCTGcaag ccaagATCCAGCAGCTGAAGAAGACGgtgaacaaggacaagaagaagaagaaggaggtgctGGAGGAGATCGAGCagatggagaaggagatgaaggagaggcatGTGAGGGAAGTGGACGAGCTCAAgcagaaagaggataaggag gtaacggaggaggaggaggaggtggcaggagGTGTGGGGAGGGTGTCGCTggaggctaaggaggaggaggaggagggggggaatgaagcacctccaccaccatcaccaccagcacaccAGGAGGAACTAG GCGGCGAGAAGAAGCGGAGCAAGGCGGAGAAGCGACGGCAGCGGAAAGCGGAGGCCAACCGGGAGAGGGAGGCGCGGATCAGGGTGGAGGAAGCCAACAACAAGTACAGTGCTCGCAGCGTGGAGGCGGAGAAGCTGAAGGAGCTGCTGAGGGACCGGCAGCTCAAGATGCACGAGATTGAGCCCGACGGAaactg CATGTACGCCGCCATCGCCCACCAGGCCGGGCAGGACACGACCGTCTCCTCGCTGCGTGCCCAGGCGGAGCAGTTCATCCGCACCAACTACGCCGATTTCGCCCCCTTCATCACCGACCCCAAGACAGGAGAGATGCTGACCCCAGACCAGTTCTCCGAGTACTGCGACCTCATCATCAAGACGCCTGCTTGGGGGGGGCAGCCGGAG CTGCGCGCGTTGTCCCAGGTGctgaagaggaggatagaggtgCTACAG gCTGAAGGCACCCCCATCGTATTCGGCGAGGACTGGACGCAGCATGAGACCATCCACCTTGCCTACTACCGCCACTACTACGGGCTCGGCGAACACTACAACTCGGTGACCCCTCTGAACTCTGTGGAGGCCTGA